GACAACAATATCGCGGCATCGATTTCCGGCCGCGCACCCGGCGACAAGCTCGCCAGCGCCAACCCGATCGAAAGCGTGCTTCCGGTCACTCCGACCCGCTACAACCTTGGCGTTGCGCGCGGTTATCAGAGCTTTGCGCAGCCGACCCGTTCGGCCGCGGCCGTACCCACAGGCATCCGCGACATCGCGATGCCCGACCTGTCGTCCTATCGTGACGACGAGCGTGACGAGCGCAGCCGCTTCCAGTCGCGTATCGAGATCGGTCAGAAAGACCGTGCAGGCTCCTCGCCGCTTACCATCGAGGGGGCCGGGTCGCAGCAGCTGGATCTGGGCGGTTCTTACAGCCTGAGCCGCAACCTCGACGTGACTGCCGGCGTCCGCCTGAAGCAGGAACGCGATCGCCTCGCCCCGCTTACCAATGGCGTGGAAGACGACCAGGCCGTTTACGTGGGCACGCAGATCCGCTTCTAGGCGGACCCACCGTTCCAATTTCCAGCGAATACGATTGTCGGCCTTCTCCGAAGGTCTGATTGCCTTTGCGCCGCAGACTTTCCATGCCTAGGAATAGGCAGAACGCTACGGAATGCTTGGGAGAATCACTATGGGACGAGTTGCAATCGTAACCGGCGGCACGCGCGGAATCGGTCGGGCCATTTGCGAAAGATTGCGCGACGAACGCGGTTGCACGGTCATCGCCACCTATGCCGGCAATGATGATGCGGCCCGCAAGTTCACCGAAGAAACAGGCATTCCCACAGCCAAATTTGACGTAGGCGACTTCGAAGCGGTGCAGGAAGCCTGCGAAAAAGTCGCCGAAGAGCACGGCCCCATCGACATCGTGGTCAACAACGCAGGCATCACGCGGGACGGCACGCTGTTGAAGATGAGCTACGACGATTGGGATGCCGTGATGCGCACCAATCTGGGCGGATGCTTCAACATGGCCAAAGCTGCCTTCCCGGGCATGAAAGAGCGCGGCTGGGGCCGAATCGTGAATATCGGATCGATCAACGGCCAGGCCGGACAATACGGCCAGGTCAACTACGCCGCAGCCAAGAGCGGGATTCACGGCTTCACCAAAGCGCTGGCACAGGAGGGCGCGCGCTTCGGTATCACCGTCAACGCCATCGCGCCGGGCTATATCGACACCGATATGGTCGCCGCCGTACCCGAGCCTGTGCTGGAAAAGATCGTCGCCAAGATCCCTGTCGGCCGCCTCGGAAAGGCGAGCGAAATCGCCCGCGGGGTCAGCTTCCTATGCTCCGAACATGCCGAGTTCGTCACCGGCTCGACCATGAGCATCAACGGCGGTCAGCACATGTACTGACACCGGTGGGGGCTACTCGATGATGTAGCCCATCACCTTCCACTCGCCATGCTCCTGCTCGAGCGTGACCTGCTCGCGGACATCGGCGCGGTGTTCGAACTGCGTCAGGAATTCGACCCTGACCTGTTCCTGTGCGTCGTCGTCAGGGGAGTCGCGCTGGACAAGACCGATAGTCTGGATCTCGCGCTCGATTACTGCGCCAAGGGGGACACGCACCTGCTCTGAAGCGTCACGCCAGATTTCGGCAGTATTGGGATCGCGAAACGGACGGCCCGCCGCAGCGAAGCTTGCGTCCCAGTCGAAGGTGTCGACGATCTCGAGCCACTCCCGCGCAGTTGCCTCGAAGGTGTCGAGCTGGACGTTCTCGATCGGCGTAGCCGGATCGCCGACCGGTCGGTTCGACTGGGCCGTATCGAGGGCGAGAGCGGCGATAATTGCGAGAGTCAGCATGATAATCGTTCCTCCAATCCACGGGGTCCATTTCCGGGCCCCTGTTGCGATTGGCGAAGGATCGGCACCAGCGTTGCCAGTTGCATCCCCCAAATACTTGTCCGCAAGGAATTGGCGTGCCCTGTCCTCCCTCTCGTAAACCACTCGCGCCGCTTCCTTGCTGCTGGTAACTCTCAGCTTGCGGCGAGCGGCGCGAAGGCGGTCGTTTATCGTGTGGACGGATAGCGAAAGCTCGCGCGCCATCGACTTGGCGTCGTGGCCGCGCAGGATGAGACGAAGGGTTTCCTTCTCTTTTTCGCTGAGCGCATCGAAACCTTCGTTCATATCGTGCAGGTCTAGAAAGCGATGCGGCGGCTAACCACCCCCAAAAATTGGTGGTCCATTTGCCGGTGCGGGTTCGACATATCAAATCATGATGCGCGCCGGCACGAAGCACGTTAGGTCATGCCTCATGGCTACACCCTACCACCCACCGAAAAAGTACTCGGTCCGTATCGAGGGGCATCGCACGTCGGTGAGCCTGGAGCCGGTATTCTGGGACCTGTTGCGCTCTGCGGCAGCAAGGCGCGGACTCGCTGTGAATACGCTGGTCGCAAGCATCGATGCGGAACGCATCAGGAGCGAAACTCCGCCCGGCCTTGCCGGGGCGATCAGGGTGTGGCTCGCCACCCACGAATTGACGACGCCCACGAAAAAGGGCGACGGACCGATGTCCGCCGCCCTTGATAGCGATCAGCAAGACTGATCAGTATTTCGCGGTCGCGTCGCTCGCCGGGAAAGTTTCGTCGAGCGCTTCGTCGGTCGAACTCATGGTATCGCCCTTGGATGCGGTCGCTTCCGAGCCTGCATTGCGGAACGCGCCGTCCGGCTGTCCGTCCGCGAATGCGACGCCGTTGCTGTCGCGCTGGTTCTTTTCGTAATACTTGTACCCGGCATAGCCGAGCGCACCGAGTGCTGCGAGCTTGAGGATCATAATGCTTCCCTTTCAAAACTTACTTCACCCGACCAACGGATGAGCAGGCCGAAAGGTCCGGCATCAGACGATCAATCGTCGCCGACCCGTTCGATATCCGCGCCAACCAGCTGCAGCTTTTCTTCCAGCCGCTCGTATCCACGGTCGAGATGGTAAAGACGGCGTACGGTCGTCTCGCCCTTGGCAGCCAGACCGGCGATCACCAGGCTCATGGAAGCGCGCAAGTCCGTGGCCATTACTTCGGCCCCGGTCAGATCTACCGGACCGCGAACGATTGCCGTGCGTCCCGTGGTCTCGATGTCCGCGCCCATGCGGATGAGTTCGGGAACGTGCATGAAGCGGTTCTCGAAGATCGTCTCCTTGAGCACGCTGGTGCCTTCTGCCTTGCACAACAGGCTCATCAGCTGGGCCTGCATGTCGGTGGCGAGGCCGGGGAATGGGGCCGTTGTGAGGTTGTGCGCTTTGAGGGGCTGCTTGGCCGAAACCCTCACGCCTTTCTTGTCGCTTTCGATTTCGACGCCGATATTGCGCAGGGCGTGGATCGTCGAAGCCATGTCATCGGCATCTGCCCCGTCGAGATAGACCTCGCCGCCGGTGATCGCTGCCGCGCAAGCATAGGAGCCCGCCTCGATCCGGTCCGGCATTACGCGGTAGGTCGCGCCGTGCAGCTTCTTTACGCCATGAATGGTCAGCTCCGAACTGCCGATACCTTCGATTTCGGCGCCCATGGCCGTGAGAAGGTTGCACAGGTCGACGATTTCGGGCTCGCGCGCGGCATTGATCAGCTTGCTCGTGCCGTTGCACAGGACCGCTGTCATCAGGGCGTTTTCCGTCGCACCGACGGACACGACGGGAAAGTCGAACTCGCCGCCGGGAAGCCCGCCGTCCGGAGCGATTGCCTTCACATACCCCTGCGCCAATTCGATCTGCGCGCCGAAAGCCTCGAGAGCCTTCAGGTGAAGATCGATTGGCCGGTTCCCGATCGCACAGCCGCCAGGCAGCGAAACCGTCGCTTCGCCTGTGCGAGCAAGCAGCGGGCCCAAGACGAGGATCGACGCGCGCATCTTGCGAACGAGATCGTAAGGCGCGACCGAACTGGTGATCCGCATGGCTTCAAGCGTGACATTGCGGCCGAATTCCTCGGGGCGCTTGCCCGGAATGGTGTGACTGACGCCGAACTGCGTCATCAGGTGCTGGAACCCGTCGATATCGGCGAGCCGCGGCAAGTTGCGCAGCGTCACGGCCTCTTCAGTCAGCAGGGCGCACGGTATCAGGGTGAGGGCCGCGTTTTTGGCGCCCGAGATGGGAATAGTCCCCGAAAGGCGATTGCCGCCACGAATGATTAGTTTGTCCATGGCCCCCTGCCTTAATCCTCTCCGGGCGTCTGGCAAGCGTCATGCGCTTGATACCTCCCCCGGATCCTGCTCGCTCAACCGCCGAGCGATTGACCTGTTCCGGCCACCGACCTAACTCCGGCGCATGACCCAGCATAAACCGATCAAGAAGGCCGTCTTCCCCGTCGCGGGGCTCGGTACGCGATTCCTCCCCGCCACCAAGGCGATCCCGAAGGAGCTGCTGCCGATCGTCGATCGGCCATTGATCCAGTATGCCGTGGACGAGGCGCGCGAAGCCGGAATCGAACAGATCATCTTCGTCACCGGTCGCGGCAAGACGGCGATCGTCGAGCATTTCGACGTGGCTTACGAGCTCGAAAGCACCATGAGAGAGCGCGGCAAGGACATGAGCGTGCTCGACGACACCCGTGCAGTACCGGGTGATATCATCACTGTGCGCCAGCAGGTTCCGCTGGGCCTTGGCCACGCCATCTGGTGCGCCCGCGCCATCGTCGGCAACGATCCCTTCGCGATCCTGCTGCCCGACGAACTCATGGTCGGCAAGCCTGGCTGCATGAAGCAGATGGTGGAGGCCTATAACGAGGTGGGCGGCAACCTGATCTCGGTGCTCGAAGTCCCGCAGGATGAAGTATCGAGCTATGGCGTCATCGCTCCGGGGGCGGATATCTCCGACACGCTTACCGAAGTGACCGGACTGGTCGAAAAGCCGCCGGTTGCAGAAGCGCCGTCGAACAAGATCATCTCGGGCCGCTATATCCTGCAGCCCGAAGTCATGCGTACTCTGGAAAACCAGGGCAAGGGGGCGGGCGGCGAAATCCAGCTGACCGATGCCATGGCGCGGATGATCGGCAGCCAGCCGTTCCACGCCGTGACCTTCGCCGGCAACCGTTACGATTGCGGCAGCAAGACCGGTTTCGTCGAAGCGACGCTGGCTCTCGCGCTAGAACGCGAAGACATGGGAAGCGAAGTTCGCGCCATCGCCGAGCGTCTGCTCGCAAAGTAGAAAGCCCACAATCCAAAAGGAAAGGGCCGGTCCGCCGCTGTGGCAGACCGGCCCTTCCCGTTTGAAGCAACCTTGATCAGCAGCCGGTTTCAGCAGCCGTGCAGGTTTCGTCCCGCGTGGCCTTGAACTCGTCGCCCTCGTTCCAGTTGGGCCAGCTCGTGCTCATGCCGAGCATGCGGCCGAGGCGGTAGAAAAGCTGGAGATCGGCCATCACGCCCGACCAGTCCCAGTTCGGATCGTATTCGTCCTTGGGGCCGTGGTAGCGGTTCTCGCGATAGTCGAGCGCCACTGCCGCACCCGCTTCCGTGCCGCCCTCGACAAGGTCCTCGCCACCATCGACATAAAGCATCGGCACGCCGCGCTTGGCGAAAGCGAAGTGATCGGACCGGTAGTAATAGCCCGCTTCAGGATTGGGGTTGGGCGTCGACACCCGGCCGTCGGCTTCGAGGGCCGCTTCGAGGAACTGGTCGAGCTGCGACTTGCCCGGCCCGACGACCGTCACGTCCTTGCTGGGACCAGCGATGAGAAAGGCATCCATGTTGATGCCGCCCACCGTCTGGGCGAGGGGGAAAACCGGATTGGCCGCGTAGTAATCGGCTCCGAGAAGTCCCGATTCCTCTGCCGTCACGGCGAGGAAAACCAGCGTGCGGCGCGCAGGACCGACCTTGGCATGCGCTTCGGCCAGAGCGACCAGCGCTGCCGTGCCCGTCGCGTTGTCGACTGCGCCATTGCAGATGTCGTCGCCATCGGGCGCTGCGGTGCAGCGTCCCAGATGGTCCCAGTGGGCGGTATGGATGACGTATTCATCCGGCGCTTCCGTGCCCGGAAGGATGCCGATCACATTCTGCGATTCGAAGGTGCGGATGTCGTTCGAAAAGCTGGTCGATGCCTCGAGGCCCAGCGGCACCGCCGTGAAGCCTTCCTTCTTGGCAGCGGCAAACAGCTTGTCGGCATCCTGTCCCGCAGCTTCGAGGATCTGGCGACCAGCCTCGTTCTGGACCCAGCCGTTCATCTGCGTCAGCGGCGGGGCATTCTCGCCGCGCTGGGCATAGGCCTGCGGGCCGGACCAGCTGCTTTCGACGACGTTCCAGCCATAGGAAGCGGGCTCGGTGTCGTGGATGATGATGGCGCCTGCCGCGCCCTGCCTTGCCGCCTCTTCGTACTTGTAGGTCCAGCGGCCATAATAGGTCATGGCCTTGCCGTTGAAGGGACCATCGAGGCTGTCGCTGCCGAAATCGGGATCGTTGACGAGGATGACCGCGGTCTTGCCGGTCATGTCCACGCCTTCGTAGTCGTTCCAGCCCTTCTCGGGCGCGTTGACGCCGTAACCGACGAAAACCAGCTCGCTGTCTTCGAGCGCGGTTTGCGCATCTTCGCGATAGGTCACGCCGACCCAGTCGCTACCGTATTCGAGCGCTATATCGGTGCCCTTGCCCGAGATGCTCAGCGGCGAAAAATCCTTGCCGGTAATCTCCACCAGCGGGACTTTCTGGACCCAAGAGCCGTTGTTGCCAGGTTCGAGGCCTGCCGCTGCGAACCGTTCGGTCAGCAAGGCGACGGTCTTTTCCTCGCCGATCGTGCCGGGCATCCGGCCTTCGAATTCATCGGAGGACAATTGCTCGGTAATGTCCTTCATCGTCTGCTCGGAAATGTCCGTCGCTGCGATGTCCGGGATATCGAGCCCTGCGGTCGCCCCTTCATCGTTACCGGCGGTACAGGCCGCCAGGAGCAGCGCACCTGCTGCGGTCAGGCTTGTGCGGATCATGGTAAAGCACCCTCTCGTTGATTTGCGTGGCGCGCTTGTTGCAGCACCGGGCAAAGAGGGCAAGCTTGCGCCGGGAGCACAGGGAAGGCAGACCGCCCGCAATGACTGCCGACTGGACCAACGCGCTGGAAAGAGCGCGGGCTTGTGCCCCTTATCTGGCGCGCGGGCTGGAATTGTATCCAGCGATCGCCGACCTGCTGGCTCAAGGTGACGGCGAGGCCGCACTCGCATACGCGAAGCGGCTTGCCGCCGGAATTGACGATGTCGGGGTGTCCTTGCGACGCGAGAAACGGGCCCTGGCGACGACCCTGGCAATCGGAGATCTGGCCGGGGCATTCGATCTCGACAAGGTAATGCGCGAGCTCTCCCTTTTCGCCGACCGCGCAATGCACCGCGCCATCGAGGCGGCGATCGACCGCCGGGTCGAAGGCGCGCCCAGCGATGGCATGATTGCG
This DNA window, taken from Qipengyuania seohaensis, encodes the following:
- the phbB gene encoding acetoacetyl-CoA reductase, whose product is MGRVAIVTGGTRGIGRAICERLRDERGCTVIATYAGNDDAARKFTEETGIPTAKFDVGDFEAVQEACEKVAEEHGPIDIVVNNAGITRDGTLLKMSYDDWDAVMRTNLGGCFNMAKAAFPGMKERGWGRIVNIGSINGQAGQYGQVNYAAAKSGIHGFTKALAQEGARFGITVNAIAPGYIDTDMVAAVPEPVLEKIVAKIPVGRLGKASEIARGVSFLCSEHAEFVTGSTMSINGGQHMY
- a CDS encoding DUF4019 domain-containing protein, whose protein sequence is MNEGFDALSEKEKETLRLILRGHDAKSMARELSLSVHTINDRLRAARRKLRVTSSKEAARVVYEREDRARQFLADKYLGDATGNAGADPSPIATGARKWTPWIGGTIIMLTLAIIAALALDTAQSNRPVGDPATPIENVQLDTFEATAREWLEIVDTFDWDASFAAAGRPFRDPNTAEIWRDASEQVRVPLGAVIEREIQTIGLVQRDSPDDDAQEQVRVEFLTQFEHRADVREQVTLEQEHGEWKVMGYIIE
- a CDS encoding ribbon-helix-helix domain-containing protein, producing the protein MATPYHPPKKYSVRIEGHRTSVSLEPVFWDLLRSAAARRGLAVNTLVASIDAERIRSETPPGLAGAIRVWLATHELTTPTKKGDGPMSAALDSDQQD
- the murA gene encoding UDP-N-acetylglucosamine 1-carboxyvinyltransferase, which produces MDKLIIRGGNRLSGTIPISGAKNAALTLIPCALLTEEAVTLRNLPRLADIDGFQHLMTQFGVSHTIPGKRPEEFGRNVTLEAMRITSSVAPYDLVRKMRASILVLGPLLARTGEATVSLPGGCAIGNRPIDLHLKALEAFGAQIELAQGYVKAIAPDGGLPGGEFDFPVVSVGATENALMTAVLCNGTSKLINAAREPEIVDLCNLLTAMGAEIEGIGSSELTIHGVKKLHGATYRVMPDRIEAGSYACAAAITGGEVYLDGADADDMASTIHALRNIGVEIESDKKGVRVSAKQPLKAHNLTTAPFPGLATDMQAQLMSLLCKAEGTSVLKETIFENRFMHVPELIRMGADIETTGRTAIVRGPVDLTGAEVMATDLRASMSLVIAGLAAKGETTVRRLYHLDRGYERLEEKLQLVGADIERVGDD
- the galU gene encoding UTP--glucose-1-phosphate uridylyltransferase GalU; the encoded protein is MTQHKPIKKAVFPVAGLGTRFLPATKAIPKELLPIVDRPLIQYAVDEAREAGIEQIIFVTGRGKTAIVEHFDVAYELESTMRERGKDMSVLDDTRAVPGDIITVRQQVPLGLGHAIWCARAIVGNDPFAILLPDELMVGKPGCMKQMVEAYNEVGGNLISVLEVPQDEVSSYGVIAPGADISDTLTEVTGLVEKPPVAEAPSNKIISGRYILQPEVMRTLENQGKGAGGEIQLTDAMARMIGSQPFHAVTFAGNRYDCGSKTGFVEATLALALEREDMGSEVRAIAERLLAK
- a CDS encoding M28 family metallopeptidase, with translation MIRTSLTAAGALLLAACTAGNDEGATAGLDIPDIAATDISEQTMKDITEQLSSDEFEGRMPGTIGEEKTVALLTERFAAAGLEPGNNGSWVQKVPLVEITGKDFSPLSISGKGTDIALEYGSDWVGVTYREDAQTALEDSELVFVGYGVNAPEKGWNDYEGVDMTGKTAVILVNDPDFGSDSLDGPFNGKAMTYYGRWTYKYEEAARQGAAGAIIIHDTEPASYGWNVVESSWSGPQAYAQRGENAPPLTQMNGWVQNEAGRQILEAAGQDADKLFAAAKKEGFTAVPLGLEASTSFSNDIRTFESQNVIGILPGTEAPDEYVIHTAHWDHLGRCTAAPDGDDICNGAVDNATGTAALVALAEAHAKVGPARRTLVFLAVTAEESGLLGADYYAANPVFPLAQTVGGINMDAFLIAGPSKDVTVVGPGKSQLDQFLEAALEADGRVSTPNPNPEAGYYYRSDHFAFAKRGVPMLYVDGGEDLVEGGTEAGAAVALDYRENRYHGPKDEYDPNWDWSGVMADLQLFYRLGRMLGMSTSWPNWNEGDEFKATRDETCTAAETGC